CCTCCCATGGAAATGAACTGCGTCGAAAAATCCGTAAAAGAAAGAATCGAAAAACATTATAACAAATCCAGAATATTAACTATTGGCCGTAGTGCAAACCTTACTGTACCTCATCAGGGAAGGGGCAACTGTCAATATCGAAATTTATGCAGCAGAGGTTGTCCTTTTGGGGCTTATTTCAGCACACAGTCCTCTACCTTACCAGCTGCAATGGCTACAAAAAAATTAACGGTTCGCCCCTATTCGATTGTCAATCACATCATTTATGATAAGGAGACCAAAAAAGCTAAAGGCGTAATGGTTATCGATAGCGAAACTAATGAAAGTATGGAATTCTATGCCAAAATTGTTTTCGTTAATGGATCAACTTTAGGTTCCACTTTTATTTTACTGAACTCAACTTCTGAAGCCCACCCAAATGGTTTGGGTAATGGCAGCGGACAGCTTGGACACAATTTAATGGATCACCATTTCAGATGTGGTGCCGAAGGAACTGTTGAAGGTTTTGAGGATAAATACACTTATGGGCGAAGAGCCAACGGTATTTACATTCCAAGATACCAAAATTTTAAGGATGACAAAAGAGATTATTTACGAGGTTTTGGATATCAGGGTGCAGCAAGCAGAGGCCATTGGCACAAAGAAGTAGCCGAATTAGACTTTGGCGGTGATTTCAAAGAAATTTTATCAAGACCCGCAGAATCATGGACAATGGGATTAGGCGGTTTCGGAGAAATGCTGCCTTATTACGAAAACAAAGTGTACATCGACCATTCTAAAAAAGACAAATGGGGACAGCCTGTATTAGCAATTGACTGTGAATACAAAGAAAATGAAGCTAAAATGCGTGAGGATATGATGTATGACGCTGCAGAAATGCTTGAAGCTGCAGGTGCCAAAAACGTAAAAGCTTACGATAATGGCTGTTATCCTGGAATGACTATTCACGAAATGGGGACAGCCCGTATGGGAAATGCCCCTAAAGAATCTGTGCTAAACAAATGGAATCAGATGCACGAAGTAAGCAATGTATTTGTTACTGATGGTTCCTGCATGCCTTCAAGTGCCTGTCAAAATCCTTCATTAACCTACATGGCTTTGACTGCAAGGGCATGTGATTATGCTGTAAAAGAATTAAAGAAAAAAAACATCTAAATAAGGATTATCCAAATTATGAGAAAATTAAAAATGGGAATGATTGGCGGAGGCAAAAATGCTTTTATTGGAGCAGTACATCGCATTGCAGCCAACATGGATGGATTAATTGAACTGCATTGCGGTGCTTTTAGTTCTAATCCTGAAGTATCCCTTGAATCCGGTAAAGAATTAGGTTTGTCTCAGGATAAATGTTATCAATCCTACACCCAAATGATTGAAACCGAAGCAAAATTACCTTTCGAAGAAAGAATGGATTTTGTTTCGATAGTAACCCCAAATCATGCCCACTTTGCTCCTGCTATGCTGGCATTAGAAAATGGTTTCCACGTTGTTCTGGATAAACCCATAACTTTGAGCCTGGAAGAAGCAAAATTATTGGAACAAAAAGTAAAAGAAACGGGACTTTATTTATGTTTAACACATACTTACGCGGGCTATCCGATGGTAAAACAGGCACGCGAAATGGTCGCTAAAAATGATTTTGGAGCCATCAGAAAAATAATGGTGGAATATCCACAAGGCTGGTTGAGCACTGACTTTGAAAATGCCGGAAACAAACAGGCAGCCTGGAGAACAGATCCGTCAAAAAGCGGAATCAGCGGTTGTATGGGCGACATCGGAACTCATGCAGCACATTTAGCAGAATATATTTCAGGATTGAAAATTACTCAGATTTGTGCCGATATTAATACAGTTGTTGCCAACAGAAGACTGGATGACGACGGAAATGTATTGCTCAAATTTGACAATGGTGCCAATGGCATTTTGGTAGCCAGCCAAATTGCCGCCGGAGAAGAAAACAGCTTAAAAATTAAAGTATACGGAGAAAAAGGCGGTCTGGAATGGCACCAAATGGAACCGAATACTTTAATTGTAAAATGGCAGGACGCTCCTGCTCAGTTGTATCGTACCGGAAACGGGTATCTATCCCCAATTGCAGCTTTTAATACCCGAATTCCAAGCGGGCATCCGGAAGGGTATCTGGAAGCTTTTGGGAATTTATACAAAAATTTCGCATTGACTTTACAGGCAAAATTAGCAGGCAAGGAACCATCTGCAGAAATGCTTGATTTTCCAACAGTAAAAGATGGCGTTCGCGGAATGGCTTTTATAGAAAATGTAATCGCTTCCGGAAAATCAACTCAAAAATGGACTGAATTTATAATTTAAATCACAACAAATGACCACAATGCAAGGACCTGCGGTTTTTTTAGCCCAGTTTATATCTGATGAAGCTCCTTTTAATTCTTTAGAAGGAATTTGCCAATGGGCTGCCAATCTGGATTTTAAAGGAATACAAATTCCGACCTTAGATTCTCGTTTTATTGATTTGCAAAAAGCTGCAGAAAGCAAAACCTATGCTGATGAACTTACCGGAATTGTTGGTTCATACGGATTACAAATATCTGAACTTTCCACTCATTTACAGGGTCAGCTGGTTGCCGTTCATCCGGCTTACGATGATTTCTTTGATGGATTTGCACCACAGGCATTGCGCAGAAATCCAAAAGCCAGACAGGAATGGGCAGTACAGCAATTGCACTATGCCGCAAAAGCTTCCCTAAATTTAGGACTAAATGCGCATGCTACCTTTAGCGGTTCCTTATTGTGGCAGTATTTTCATCCCTGGCCCCAACGACCGCCCGGTTTAATAGAAGACGGATTCAAAGAACTGGCAAATCGCTGGCTTCCAATTCTCAATGAATTCGATAAAAATGGCGTAGATGTTTGTTATGAAATTCATCCGGGAGAAGATTTATTTGATGGCGAAACTTACGAAATGTTTCTCAAAGCCGTAAACAATCATCAACGAGCGTGCATTCTCTACGACCCATCCCATTTTGTGCTGCAGCAACTGGATTATATTCAGTATATCGATTTTTATCATGAACGAATCAAAGCCTTCCATGTTAAAGATGCCGAATTTAACCCAACAGGAAAACAGGGAACTTTCGGAGGGTATCAAAGCTGGCTGAATCGTGCAGGACGTTATCGCTCACCTGGCGATGGTCAGATTGATTTTAAAACCATTTTTAGCAAATTAGCACAATACGATTACAAAGGCTGGGCCGTAATGGAATGGGAATGCTGTTTAAAAAATCAGGATGACGGTGCCCGTGAAGGAGCCGAATTCATAAAAAAACACATTATCAAAGTAACTGATAAAGCTTTTGATGATTTTGCTGCGGTAGAAAGTAACTCAGAGCTTAACAGGAAAAATTTAGGATTATAAATTTGTTTAATTAATAGAATATGAAAATTAAAATTTTAGTTGCAATGATAGTTTTGGGCGCTTTATGCTCTTTTTCGAATTATGATTCAATTCCCGCAGAATACAATGTCATAAAGCAAACTAAACCATCTGAAGGAGAAGCTTTAATAAAAAAAGAAGATTGTGCTACCTGTCACAAAATAGATAAAAAAGTTGTAGGCCCCTCCTATTTAGATATCGCCAAAAAATATCCAATGAACGATAAAAACGTAAAGTATCTGACAGAGAAAATCACAAAAGGAGGTTCAGGCGTCTGGGGCGCAATACCTATGTCAGCTCATACTGCATTAAAAAAAGATGATGCAAAGAAAATTGCAATATACATTCTATCATTGAACAAATAAATTAAGACCTACATGGATCAGGATTTAAATAAAAATACAGAACCAGAATCGACTATACGCAGGGATTTTCTAAAAAAAGGAGTGTTGGCGACTGCCGCATTTATGATCATTCCAAGACACGTAATGGGCAGAGGCTTTGTCGCTCCCAGTGACAAATTAACAATTGCCGGTATTGGTGTTGGCGGAAAAGGAAGATCAGACATTTCATCTTTTGAAAGAAGCGGCATCGCAAATATCGCTTATTTGTGTGATGTTGATACAAGAAGAGCTGCTGATAGCGTAAAATATTATCCTAAAGCTAAATTCTACAAAGACTGGCGTGAAATGCTGGATAAAGAGCATAAAAACTTCGACGCGGTTTCTGTTTCTACACCCGATCATAATCATGCGATTCAGGCTTTTTCAGCTATGCAATTAGGCAAACATGTCTATGTGCAAAAACCATTGACGCATGATATTTATGAAGCACATATGCTTACTCAGGCAGCCTCTCGTTATAAAGTAGTTACTCAAATGGGAAATCAGGGATCCTCCAATGATGGTACCCGACTTTTAAAAGAATGGTATGATGCTGATTTAATTGGTGATGTGCATACGGTTTATGCCTGGACAGACAGACCCGTATGGCCTCAGGGAGTTCCGTGGTCAACCGCAAAAACCGAAATCCCAAAAGAATTAGATTGGGATTTGTGGCTGGGCACTGCTCCTTACAAAAATTATGTTGACAAATTAGTACCGTTCAACTGGCGTGGCTGGTGGGATTATGGAACTGGAGCATTAGGTGACATGGGATGTCATTTGATGGAAGCACCATTTTCCGTATTGAATCTAAAATATGCAAAAGATGTGCAATGCAGTGTTGGCTCCGTTTATGTAGATGAATTCAAAAGAGGCTATTTCCCCGAAAGCTGTCCACCTTCGAGTCATGTCACATTAACTTTTCCAAAAACCAATAAAACGAAAGGCGATATCAAACTGCACTGGATGGATGGCGGTATTCAGCCCGAACGCCCTGAAGAATTAGGTGCTAACGAAATCTTCGGTGATGGTGGAAACGGTACTTTATTTATTGGAACAAAAGGAAAAATGCTTTGTGATACCTATAGCGAAAATCCAAGATTATTGCCTTTAAGCCGTAACGAAAATCTAAAAATAAAAGAAAAATATCCTCGTGTAAAAGACGGTGCCAATGGCCATCAAAGACAATGGATAGAAGGATGTATTGCAGGCTATGGCAAAAAAGAACTGAGTTCACCATTTGAAATCGCAGGCCCTTTGACAGAAGCTTTATTAATGGCTAATCTTGCCGTAAGAGGCTACGATTTATATAAAGAAGTACTTGGTGAAGATGTGTATCCTGGACGTTCGGTTAAATTGCTTTGGGATAATGATGCCAAGAAAGTAACCAATGTAGATGATGTAAACCAATTTGTAAAACGCAATTATAGAGAAGGCTGGAAAAACCTGAGCTTCTAAAAAACAATAAAAGAATTAAAAAGTTAAACCATGAAAAAGATTATCACAGCAGTATTAGCATTCACTTTATTACAAACGCTACAAGCCCAAAAAGGATTCAAGCCTATTTTTGACGGAAAAACAACAACAGGCTGGCATACGTATGGTAAAAAAACAGCAAGTGCCGGTTGGAAGGTA
The Flavobacterium flavigenum genome window above contains:
- a CDS encoding GMC oxidoreductase; the encoded protein is MVNINTDLKKQNTYDAIVIGSGISGGWAAKELTQKGLKVLILERGKNIEHIKDYDSAMKAPWEIAYCGQLTQEQKRTHPVQTRDYPYQQANESWWVNDLECPYTEDKRFDWYRGFHVGGKSLMWGRQSYRFSDLNFEDNKKDGHGNDWPIRYKDIAPWYDYVEKFAGISGQNEGWPLLPDGQFLPPMEMNCVEKSVKERIEKHYNKSRILTIGRSANLTVPHQGRGNCQYRNLCSRGCPFGAYFSTQSSTLPAAMATKKLTVRPYSIVNHIIYDKETKKAKGVMVIDSETNESMEFYAKIVFVNGSTLGSTFILLNSTSEAHPNGLGNGSGQLGHNLMDHHFRCGAEGTVEGFEDKYTYGRRANGIYIPRYQNFKDDKRDYLRGFGYQGAASRGHWHKEVAELDFGGDFKEILSRPAESWTMGLGGFGEMLPYYENKVYIDHSKKDKWGQPVLAIDCEYKENEAKMREDMMYDAAEMLEAAGAKNVKAYDNGCYPGMTIHEMGTARMGNAPKESVLNKWNQMHEVSNVFVTDGSCMPSSACQNPSLTYMALTARACDYAVKELKKKNI
- a CDS encoding Gfo/Idh/MocA family protein, yielding MRKLKMGMIGGGKNAFIGAVHRIAANMDGLIELHCGAFSSNPEVSLESGKELGLSQDKCYQSYTQMIETEAKLPFEERMDFVSIVTPNHAHFAPAMLALENGFHVVLDKPITLSLEEAKLLEQKVKETGLYLCLTHTYAGYPMVKQAREMVAKNDFGAIRKIMVEYPQGWLSTDFENAGNKQAAWRTDPSKSGISGCMGDIGTHAAHLAEYISGLKITQICADINTVVANRRLDDDGNVLLKFDNGANGILVASQIAAGEENSLKIKVYGEKGGLEWHQMEPNTLIVKWQDAPAQLYRTGNGYLSPIAAFNTRIPSGHPEGYLEAFGNLYKNFALTLQAKLAGKEPSAEMLDFPTVKDGVRGMAFIENVIASGKSTQKWTEFII
- a CDS encoding sugar phosphate isomerase/epimerase family protein; the encoded protein is MTTMQGPAVFLAQFISDEAPFNSLEGICQWAANLDFKGIQIPTLDSRFIDLQKAAESKTYADELTGIVGSYGLQISELSTHLQGQLVAVHPAYDDFFDGFAPQALRRNPKARQEWAVQQLHYAAKASLNLGLNAHATFSGSLLWQYFHPWPQRPPGLIEDGFKELANRWLPILNEFDKNGVDVCYEIHPGEDLFDGETYEMFLKAVNNHQRACILYDPSHFVLQQLDYIQYIDFYHERIKAFHVKDAEFNPTGKQGTFGGYQSWLNRAGRYRSPGDGQIDFKTIFSKLAQYDYKGWAVMEWECCLKNQDDGAREGAEFIKKHIIKVTDKAFDDFAAVESNSELNRKNLGL
- a CDS encoding c-type cytochrome — encoded protein: MKIKILVAMIVLGALCSFSNYDSIPAEYNVIKQTKPSEGEALIKKEDCATCHKIDKKVVGPSYLDIAKKYPMNDKNVKYLTEKITKGGSGVWGAIPMSAHTALKKDDAKKIAIYILSLNK
- a CDS encoding Gfo/Idh/MocA family protein, which gives rise to MDQDLNKNTEPESTIRRDFLKKGVLATAAFMIIPRHVMGRGFVAPSDKLTIAGIGVGGKGRSDISSFERSGIANIAYLCDVDTRRAADSVKYYPKAKFYKDWREMLDKEHKNFDAVSVSTPDHNHAIQAFSAMQLGKHVYVQKPLTHDIYEAHMLTQAASRYKVVTQMGNQGSSNDGTRLLKEWYDADLIGDVHTVYAWTDRPVWPQGVPWSTAKTEIPKELDWDLWLGTAPYKNYVDKLVPFNWRGWWDYGTGALGDMGCHLMEAPFSVLNLKYAKDVQCSVGSVYVDEFKRGYFPESCPPSSHVTLTFPKTNKTKGDIKLHWMDGGIQPERPEELGANEIFGDGGNGTLFIGTKGKMLCDTYSENPRLLPLSRNENLKIKEKYPRVKDGANGHQRQWIEGCIAGYGKKELSSPFEIAGPLTEALLMANLAVRGYDLYKEVLGEDVYPGRSVKLLWDNDAKKVTNVDDVNQFVKRNYREGWKNLSF